Proteins encoded in a region of the Roseovarius pelagicus genome:
- a CDS encoding LLM class flavin-dependent oxidoreductase, with protein sequence MDFCIQLGPYITDKSYGGDRVFKDMLDQAVFAEKLNFDSVSVTEHHLVNILMMPAPLQFATQIAQHTDQIKIITSIAVLPLHDMRVYAGEVVCADIFTQGRLLLGVGRGAFAYEMERMGVPMDQTQARFNESLDLLQKLLSEEEVSADGDYYQFDPITIMPRPMTPGGPQMMMAVLNPEGIYQCTKRGFHIQTTPLAGRHQLLRDQVAGFCRAKDEMGDAGAELTLSLSRLGFVCNSDAVRNSCIHRANSYYARFDNVFTGPGKVDNGLIRELPRNQTAEELAESLMIGSVQEIVDKLGEYSDLGIDRFIFNCNFGMSQAATLENIQQFAEEIAPHFSYKGIGVLEGACE encoded by the coding sequence ATGGATTTTTGCATACAATTGGGTCCATACATCACGGATAAGTCTTACGGTGGAGATCGCGTATTCAAAGACATGCTAGATCAGGCTGTTTTTGCCGAGAAATTGAACTTTGATTCCGTTTCGGTGACAGAGCATCACTTGGTAAACATCCTGATGATGCCTGCGCCGCTGCAATTCGCAACTCAAATTGCGCAGCACACAGATCAGATCAAAATTATCACTTCCATTGCTGTTCTGCCACTTCATGACATGCGGGTTTATGCCGGTGAAGTTGTCTGTGCGGACATCTTTACCCAAGGCCGCCTGTTACTTGGTGTAGGACGCGGCGCGTTCGCCTATGAGATGGAGCGGATGGGCGTTCCCATGGATCAGACGCAAGCCCGTTTCAACGAATCCCTCGACCTTCTTCAAAAACTTTTGAGCGAAGAAGAAGTCAGCGCCGATGGCGATTATTATCAATTCGACCCCATCACGATCATGCCACGCCCGATGACTCCTGGCGGGCCACAGATGATGATGGCTGTTCTGAATCCCGAAGGAATTTATCAGTGTACAAAACGTGGGTTCCATATCCAGACGACACCGCTTGCCGGGCGGCATCAATTACTACGGGATCAGGTGGCTGGATTTTGTCGCGCCAAAGACGAAATGGGAGATGCTGGGGCGGAGCTCACACTTTCGCTCTCACGTCTTGGCTTTGTCTGCAATTCGGATGCCGTGAGAAACTCTTGTATACATAGGGCGAATTCTTACTACGCCCGCTTTGACAATGTTTTCACTGGCCCTGGTAAGGTGGATAATGGCCTGATCCGAGAACTTCCGCGCAATCAAACTGCAGAAGAGCTTGCCGAGAGTCTTATGATTGGCTCAGTGCAGGAAATTGTCGACAAGCTGGGCGAATATTCAGACCTCGGAATCGATCGTTTCATATTCAACTGCAACTTTGGGATGTCTCAGGCGGCCACGCTTGAGAACATTCAACAGTTTGCCGAAGAGATTGCGCCCCATTTTTCCTATAAAGGAATAGGTGTGCTGGAGGGGGCTTGTGAATGA
- a CDS encoding choline dehydrogenase yields MTKDYSHIVIGSGSAGSVIASRLSEDSSNRILVLEAGPMDRSLYELRMPAALAIPLESERFNWAYHSEPEPYLDDRRVYYPRGRVVGGSSSINGMVHLRGNPMDYDGWAAQEGLKDWAFANCLPYFRKLETSAHAPHALRGADGPIKVTIPECRNPLFQAFLEAGQQAGHTYTEDVNGYRQEGVFRMERSTFNGRRSSVSYCYLHPARKRGNIDLKIKVRVTRILFDKLRAIGVEFVENGKTQKVYAADEVVLSAGAINSPQLLKLSGIGPQDELTEHDIPTLQHLPGVGENLQDHLDYLVQYHCTKPVSFYSATKPLGKLRTGAEWLLLRRGIGATNIWETGSFFRTNDSVSFPNMQHHFAPIAVSYDGLEKIEDHGFQFHISQMRPRSKGWVRLTSADPFAAPRIQFNHLADARDRQEIRDAVHMTREFAAQSAFNEFRGAELAPGKEAVSDDALDAFGRAKGETSHHPSCTCKMGTDEMSVVDDQGRVHGLKSLRVVDASIMPSIVSANINIPTIMIAEKIADQLRGRPALAPQDTAVYRR; encoded by the coding sequence ATGACGAAGGACTACAGCCATATCGTCATTGGCTCAGGATCTGCAGGGTCTGTCATCGCGAGCCGACTATCCGAAGACAGCAGCAATCGAATTTTGGTTCTCGAAGCCGGTCCGATGGATCGGAGCTTATACGAACTGCGCATGCCAGCGGCTTTGGCAATTCCGTTGGAAAGCGAACGGTTTAACTGGGCCTATCACAGTGAACCTGAACCCTATCTTGACGACCGCCGCGTCTACTATCCACGCGGACGCGTGGTGGGGGGATCGTCCTCGATCAACGGTATGGTGCACCTGCGTGGCAATCCAATGGATTACGATGGCTGGGCGGCGCAAGAAGGGCTTAAGGATTGGGCTTTTGCCAACTGCCTGCCGTATTTCCGCAAGTTGGAGACCAGCGCACACGCTCCTCATGCCTTGAGGGGTGCAGACGGCCCCATCAAGGTGACGATACCTGAATGCCGAAACCCATTGTTTCAGGCATTTCTAGAGGCTGGCCAACAAGCCGGTCACACCTATACCGAGGATGTCAACGGATACCGACAAGAAGGCGTGTTCCGAATGGAGCGGTCGACATTTAATGGTCGGCGCAGCAGCGTTTCGTATTGTTATTTGCACCCCGCCCGTAAGCGCGGCAATATTGATCTAAAAATTAAAGTGCGGGTCACTCGTATCCTGTTCGACAAACTACGTGCCATCGGTGTAGAATTCGTCGAAAATGGTAAGACACAAAAGGTCTACGCAGCTGACGAAGTCGTGCTTTCGGCTGGTGCCATCAACTCGCCCCAGTTGCTAAAACTTTCAGGGATCGGCCCGCAGGATGAACTGACGGAACATGACATCCCAACCCTCCAGCATTTGCCGGGCGTCGGCGAGAACCTTCAGGACCATCTTGATTATCTGGTGCAGTATCATTGTACCAAACCGGTTTCCTTCTATTCGGCAACTAAACCATTGGGGAAACTTCGCACAGGTGCTGAATGGCTACTTCTTCGACGCGGTATCGGGGCCACCAATATTTGGGAAACGGGATCATTTTTCCGAACCAATGACAGTGTGAGTTTTCCGAACATGCAGCACCATTTCGCACCGATCGCAGTCAGTTATGATGGGTTAGAGAAAATCGAAGATCACGGGTTTCAATTTCACATCAGTCAGATGCGCCCACGCAGCAAAGGCTGGGTGCGGTTGACATCAGCCGATCCTTTTGCCGCTCCGCGCATCCAGTTCAACCATTTGGCTGATGCCCGAGACCGGCAGGAAATCCGGGATGCGGTCCACATGACCCGCGAATTTGCTGCTCAGTCCGCGTTTAACGAATTCAGGGGCGCAGAGCTTGCACCTGGCAAAGAGGCCGTCAGTGACGATGCACTTGATGCGTTTGGTCGCGCCAAGGGGGAAACATCGCATCATCCTAGCTGCACTTGCAAGATGGGGACAGACGAAATGTCGGTTGTCGATGACCAAGGACGGGTGCATGGGCTGAAGTCACTACGTGTGGTCGATGCGTCGATCATGCCCTCCATCGTGTCGGCCAACATCAACATTCCTACGATTATGATTGCCGAAAAAATCGCTGACCAGCTACGTGGTCGGCCTGCATTGGCACCACAAGACACGGCAGTCTATCGTAGATAG
- a CDS encoding ABC transporter substrate-binding protein, with the protein MKKTLNKVAYATIGMILGASAALAEPESKDPIKLTINEWTGQVLTTHIAGELLDKMGYNVEYVTAGYFPQMTALQDNTVTAALEIWTTNIADAYEKAIGSGNVKDIGSLGLQPIETWFYPAFVEELCPGLPDWEALKSCPQTFATAETIPQGRLVDYPADWGTSNRDRLTGLELPFTSIPAGSEGALVAEIKTAFARKTPLLVMFFSPHWLFSTYDMRPVKLPPYTEGCNEDPKVGVNPNATFDCDFVRGDVRKVAWAGMEEKWPNAYALLEALEISNEQQIELINMVDQKGQSIDEAVAYWLKNNESSWSSWLDAAQQ; encoded by the coding sequence ATGAAGAAAACACTTAACAAAGTGGCCTATGCTACGATTGGCATGATACTTGGTGCGAGCGCGGCTCTGGCCGAACCAGAGTCCAAAGACCCCATCAAGCTGACGATCAATGAATGGACTGGACAAGTCCTGACAACCCACATCGCCGGCGAGTTACTGGATAAAATGGGATACAACGTCGAATATGTGACTGCAGGATATTTCCCGCAAATGACGGCGTTGCAGGACAACACGGTCACAGCCGCGCTGGAAATTTGGACGACCAATATCGCAGACGCCTATGAGAAGGCGATCGGATCTGGCAATGTGAAGGATATCGGCAGCTTAGGCCTTCAGCCGATCGAAACATGGTTCTATCCCGCTTTCGTCGAAGAACTGTGTCCGGGTCTGCCTGATTGGGAGGCGCTTAAATCCTGCCCGCAAACTTTCGCCACTGCCGAGACAATCCCACAGGGTCGGTTGGTGGACTACCCAGCGGACTGGGGGACATCGAACCGTGACAGGTTGACTGGGCTTGAACTGCCTTTCACTTCGATCCCAGCAGGTAGCGAAGGGGCGCTAGTGGCTGAGATCAAAACAGCCTTTGCCCGTAAAACCCCCCTTCTTGTCATGTTTTTCAGCCCACATTGGCTGTTCTCGACCTACGACATGCGTCCTGTTAAGTTGCCGCCATACACAGAAGGTTGTAACGAAGACCCGAAAGTGGGCGTAAACCCCAATGCGACATTCGACTGCGATTTTGTACGCGGTGACGTTCGCAAAGTCGCTTGGGCGGGCATGGAAGAAAAATGGCCAAATGCATACGCACTTCTCGAAGCTCTGGAAATCAGCAATGAGCAGCAAATCGAGCTGATCAATATGGTCGACCAAAAAGGTCAATCAATTGACGAAGCCGTGGCCTATTGGCTAAAGAATAACGAGAGCTCATGGTCATCATGGCTGGATGCTGCTCAGCAATAA
- a CDS encoding ATP-binding cassette domain-containing protein has product MADLRAEKDEDKTCSSKSNIILECRNLWKVFGHLPKQLTPPTEDKPTSETIEDISEHDAYPAICDVSLDVRRGEILIIMGLSGSGKSTMLRCLARLLEPTWGEVLYEGQNILDLSARELTNLRRNKFGMVFQSFGLMDHLNARDNVAFPLRVQKVPKAERDRRANALLDLVGLEDRKTNFPYELSGGQQQRVGIARSLIADPDLWFLDEPFSALDPLIRRQMQDEFLKLQKTLGKTIIFVTHDFLEAARLGDRIAIMREGHLIQIGKPRDIILRPKNDYIREFVSEVPTSRILHVSDLSYAASERIESAPDIHETETLELAIDLFLSGHERLNIINDESAFVGTICRDDLHALTGQNTTEAEPDHV; this is encoded by the coding sequence GTGGCAGATCTGCGCGCCGAAAAGGATGAGGATAAGACGTGTTCCTCGAAAAGTAACATCATCCTTGAATGCCGCAATCTTTGGAAGGTTTTTGGCCATCTGCCCAAGCAGCTTACGCCACCCACTGAAGATAAGCCAACTTCGGAAACAATAGAGGACATATCAGAACACGATGCTTATCCGGCGATCTGCGATGTATCTCTGGACGTGCGACGCGGCGAAATTCTGATCATTATGGGGCTGTCTGGTTCCGGAAAATCCACCATGTTGCGGTGTCTCGCGCGTCTGCTTGAGCCTACATGGGGGGAGGTCCTGTACGAAGGCCAGAACATCCTAGACCTGAGTGCTCGCGAACTCACCAATCTTCGGCGCAACAAATTTGGCATGGTGTTTCAAAGTTTCGGGTTGATGGATCATCTGAACGCGCGCGACAATGTCGCCTTTCCTCTTCGTGTGCAGAAGGTTCCAAAGGCTGAAAGAGACAGACGCGCGAACGCACTATTAGATTTGGTGGGACTGGAGGATCGCAAGACCAATTTCCCCTATGAATTATCGGGTGGCCAGCAGCAACGTGTCGGCATTGCTCGATCACTGATTGCCGATCCTGATCTGTGGTTTCTGGATGAACCGTTCAGTGCGCTTGACCCGTTAATCCGGCGTCAGATGCAGGACGAGTTTTTAAAACTTCAAAAAACACTTGGTAAAACCATCATATTTGTCACACATGATTTCCTTGAAGCAGCACGGCTTGGTGACAGAATTGCGATTATGCGAGAGGGGCATCTGATCCAAATCGGCAAACCGCGCGATATTATTCTGAGGCCCAAAAACGACTATATTCGCGAATTCGTGTCAGAAGTTCCAACAAGCCGGATCCTGCATGTCTCAGATTTGAGCTATGCCGCATCCGAAAGGATCGAATCGGCGCCCGATATCCATGAGACCGAGACGCTTGAACTGGCGATCGATCTTTTCTTATCCGGGCACGAGCGGTTGAATATCATCAATGACGAAAGTGCCTTTGTCGGAACAATCTGTCGCGATGATCTGCACGCTCTGACAGGCCAGAACACTACAGAAGCCGAACCAGATCATGTTTGA
- a CDS encoding ABC transporter permease gives MFESIFSHRNTAIGLFLLAALFAALSLYLKDDLSWSVTYPVGWTLPLADFINLAMDELLQVAAPFFRGLSDVLDWPMRRLQDALHAVPWPVLTVIIAMATFRVGGAKLATFCALSCLYIQMSGYWEESLNSLTLVSVALPISALTGFLIGTAMSKNKTAARLLTPILDVMQTTPAFAYLIPLIVLLGFGPVVGLIASAIYAIPPMARNVKLGLDLVPNDLREVAAMTGCSPLTRFGLVDLPTALPQILVGLNQTIMAVLSMVVFAAIIGGFDDIGWEVLRSMRRAEFGDSLMAGIIITLIAIMLDRTTRGMATRSRQRAQLDLTTTRFIMVSLVAIFGMWGILHFSALQTLISDGFLFDPSEYLDSMVAQLSVSIGAITDALKNNVVYYFLLPIRIGLEQTISPYTWGFTFTPFMKTGYWVILSLLATFLAVKKNVLAGSLTTVIGLFVFAGTTGMPWPSTILIAIAIGYWAGGVRIAALWAVVLGVILVSGLWEPAMFSIYICMSALLFCIVLGGALGVLAAQSVSVSRLMRPILDLLQTIPPFVLLIPVVMLFQIGDFSAFLAIISYAIAPIIRYTEAALREVSLAKIEVGRSIGCTPMQLLFLVKLPAAQRRIALGVNQSIMYALAMLAVAALVGSRGLGQEVYVALGQADAGLGILAGGAIAAIAICVDRTFVSALVEKSSQSER, from the coding sequence ATGTTTGAGAGCATATTCTCTCACCGAAACACAGCAATCGGACTCTTTTTGCTGGCAGCTCTGTTCGCCGCATTGAGTCTATATCTGAAAGACGACCTGTCGTGGAGTGTAACTTACCCTGTTGGATGGACACTCCCCCTGGCTGACTTCATCAACTTGGCAATGGATGAGCTTCTTCAAGTAGCCGCACCGTTTTTCCGTGGGCTGTCTGATGTACTCGATTGGCCGATGCGCCGACTTCAAGATGCACTGCACGCCGTGCCATGGCCTGTTTTGACAGTGATAATTGCAATGGCGACCTTTCGTGTGGGCGGTGCGAAACTGGCAACTTTCTGCGCTCTTTCCTGTCTCTATATTCAGATGTCGGGATACTGGGAAGAAAGCTTGAACTCGCTTACTCTAGTAAGCGTCGCACTACCCATCTCTGCACTCACCGGCTTTCTAATTGGCACGGCGATGAGCAAAAATAAAACTGCGGCAAGGCTATTAACACCAATTCTGGATGTCATGCAGACAACGCCGGCATTTGCGTATCTCATTCCATTGATCGTATTGCTTGGATTCGGACCAGTCGTTGGATTGATAGCCAGTGCTATTTACGCGATCCCCCCGATGGCGCGAAACGTGAAGCTAGGGCTTGATTTGGTTCCAAACGACCTACGAGAGGTTGCCGCGATGACAGGGTGTTCACCCCTTACCCGGTTTGGACTTGTCGATCTGCCGACGGCATTGCCGCAAATTCTTGTTGGATTGAACCAGACGATCATGGCCGTGCTTAGCATGGTGGTTTTTGCAGCCATCATTGGAGGGTTCGACGACATCGGCTGGGAAGTTCTGCGATCCATGCGACGGGCCGAATTCGGCGATAGCCTGATGGCGGGCATCATCATCACACTGATTGCCATTATGCTGGACCGGACCACTCGCGGGATGGCAACGCGCTCTCGTCAACGGGCACAACTAGACCTGACTACGACACGTTTTATAATGGTCAGCTTGGTGGCCATCTTCGGGATGTGGGGAATCTTGCATTTTTCTGCATTGCAGACCCTTATCTCCGATGGCTTCCTCTTTGATCCGTCTGAGTATTTGGATTCAATGGTGGCGCAACTGAGCGTGTCGATCGGGGCAATAACGGACGCCCTGAAAAACAACGTTGTTTATTATTTCCTTTTACCAATTCGTATCGGTCTAGAGCAGACAATATCGCCCTATACTTGGGGGTTTACCTTCACCCCCTTTATGAAGACAGGATATTGGGTGATTTTGTCATTGCTCGCCACGTTTCTCGCGGTCAAAAAAAATGTTTTGGCAGGAAGCCTAACAACGGTGATCGGGTTGTTCGTCTTTGCGGGCACCACCGGCATGCCTTGGCCTTCAACCATATTGATTGCGATAGCTATTGGATACTGGGCGGGTGGGGTTCGCATAGCGGCACTCTGGGCGGTGGTCTTGGGCGTGATACTGGTGTCAGGACTCTGGGAACCGGCAATGTTTTCCATTTATATCTGTATGTCTGCTCTGCTGTTTTGCATCGTACTTGGCGGAGCGCTCGGAGTATTGGCGGCTCAGTCCGTTAGTGTATCACGGTTAATGCGCCCCATCCTCGATTTATTGCAGACAATACCGCCTTTCGTACTTTTGATCCCGGTCGTTATGCTCTTTCAGATCGGGGATTTCTCTGCTTTTCTGGCGATTATATCGTATGCGATTGCACCGATCATCCGATACACAGAAGCTGCGCTACGCGAGGTTTCATTGGCTAAGATCGAAGTCGGCCGCAGCATCGGGTGTACCCCGATGCAGTTGCTGTTTTTGGTAAAGCTTCCAGCTGCACAGCGCAGGATCGCACTGGGGGTAAATCAGTCCATAATGTATGCGCTTGCCATGTTGGCGGTGGCCGCACTTGTGGGCTCACGCGGGCTGGGACAGGAAGTATATGTCGCGCTTGGCCAGGCCGATGCAGGCCTCGGCATTCTCGCTGGGGGCGCAATCGCTGCTATTGCAATATGCGTCGATCGCACCTTTGTTAGCGCTCTTGTTGAAAAATCTTCTCAATCTGAGCGCTGA
- a CDS encoding LysR family transcriptional regulator, producing the protein MNVAFAQTFLEVVKVGNLNRAAARLNVTESTVTTRINALENHLGQKLLIRSRSGAELTPAGFKFLRYAEVMTQAWGLARQELSLSQDFKSICNVGCHLDLWDASGCIWVDYLRQHHPEVALSFWLGNVDDIERWLSSGLIDVALMFDSAVSGGYRVRKLFDDRLIQVSTRARSYVDWDPDYIYVDLGGDFRRLHAEAFSVARTPVITISSSNCALNYLLRWGGSAYLPTRMVTNYISDGTLSQVEGTPEFCRTAYAVSRSDIAKDRPWFDPSFDYVSAQIEKIFQQER; encoded by the coding sequence ATGAATGTGGCCTTTGCACAAACTTTCCTAGAGGTGGTAAAGGTGGGAAACCTGAACCGAGCTGCTGCGCGGCTGAATGTTACCGAGTCTACTGTTACGACCAGGATCAACGCCCTTGAGAATCATTTGGGTCAAAAACTGCTGATCCGTAGCAGATCCGGGGCAGAGTTGACCCCGGCAGGGTTCAAGTTTCTTCGCTATGCAGAAGTTATGACGCAGGCCTGGGGGTTGGCGCGGCAGGAATTATCACTCAGCCAAGATTTTAAAAGCATATGCAATGTCGGCTGCCATCTGGACCTATGGGACGCGTCCGGTTGCATATGGGTTGATTACCTGCGGCAGCATCATCCAGAAGTCGCTCTGTCGTTCTGGTTGGGGAATGTGGATGATATCGAACGCTGGTTATCTTCGGGTCTGATTGATGTTGCCTTAATGTTCGATTCCGCTGTTTCGGGCGGATACCGTGTAAGAAAGCTGTTTGATGATCGTCTGATTCAGGTATCAACCCGCGCACGAAGCTATGTCGATTGGGACCCAGACTATATCTACGTTGATCTGGGTGGCGATTTTCGTCGTCTTCACGCCGAGGCATTTTCAGTGGCACGCACGCCCGTAATCACGATCAGTTCCAGTAATTGTGCGCTTAATTACCTTTTGCGTTGGGGCGGGTCGGCCTATTTGCCGACACGCATGGTTACCAATTACATTTCTGACGGTACGCTTTCGCAGGTAGAAGGGACGCCTGAGTTTTGTCGTACTGCTTATGCTGTGTCTCGTTCAGATATCGCAAAAGACCGGCCTTGGTTTGACCCTTCTTTCGACTATGTCAGCGCTCAGATTGAGAAGATTTTTCAACAAGAGCGCTAA
- a CDS encoding NAD-dependent succinate-semialdehyde dehydrogenase, with translation MSYPDVELFIAGEWRPAKSLAKLEVLNPATGTALGTVSRAGKEDLDAALKAAESIFDEWKHTSPMLRCQIMRRAAELLRARADTIAEQMSLEQGKPFAQAKGETSAGADIIDWFAEEGRRAYGRVIPAREPDVTQLTIKEAIGPVAAFTPWNFPINQVVRKLSAALASGCSIIVKGPEETPASPAALVGCFADAGVPAGVVNLVYGDPAEISSYLIPHPVIRKVSFTGSTPVGKLLAGLAGQHMKPATMELGGHAPVLVFDDADVDDAVSVLAASKFRNAGQVCVSPTRFMIQSSVSEQFIDKFVRKAESIKVGPASDAASEMGPLANERRIPALEHMIADAVGQGATLRTGGKRIGNEGWFFEPTVLTDVPVQTEIMNEEPFGPIVAINTFSNDDEAIAEANRLSFGLAAYAWTRSSSRSQRLQHEIQSGMISINHIGLSLPEVPFGGIGDSGIGTEGGADALEAYLQTRFVTRKG, from the coding sequence ATGTCTTATCCCGATGTCGAGTTGTTCATTGCCGGTGAATGGCGTCCTGCAAAGTCTCTGGCGAAACTTGAGGTCTTAAACCCGGCGACCGGCACTGCGCTCGGCACAGTCTCGCGTGCGGGCAAAGAAGACCTGGATGCCGCGCTTAAGGCGGCCGAGTCAATCTTTGACGAGTGGAAACACACCTCGCCGATGCTGCGCTGCCAGATAATGCGACGCGCGGCAGAACTGCTGAGAGCGCGCGCCGACACGATCGCGGAGCAGATGTCGCTGGAGCAGGGGAAGCCGTTTGCCCAAGCCAAAGGTGAGACCTCGGCCGGCGCTGACATCATCGATTGGTTCGCTGAGGAAGGCCGCCGCGCCTATGGCCGTGTCATACCGGCACGCGAACCCGACGTTACGCAGTTGACGATCAAAGAGGCGATCGGCCCGGTCGCGGCGTTCACACCGTGGAATTTCCCGATCAACCAGGTCGTCCGCAAGCTTTCGGCAGCTCTGGCGTCAGGATGCAGTATCATTGTCAAGGGCCCCGAGGAAACGCCGGCCTCCCCCGCGGCCTTGGTGGGCTGCTTTGCAGACGCGGGCGTGCCTGCCGGCGTGGTGAACCTCGTATATGGCGATCCGGCGGAAATATCGAGCTATCTGATCCCGCATCCGGTGATCCGTAAGGTGTCTTTTACCGGGTCCACGCCAGTCGGAAAGCTGCTGGCGGGTCTTGCTGGGCAGCACATGAAGCCCGCCACAATGGAACTGGGGGGCCATGCGCCTGTGCTTGTGTTCGACGATGCCGATGTGGATGATGCCGTTTCGGTTCTTGCCGCCAGCAAGTTTCGCAATGCGGGTCAGGTTTGCGTGTCTCCAACCCGTTTCATGATACAATCTTCTGTGTCGGAACAGTTCATAGACAAATTCGTCCGCAAGGCTGAAAGCATCAAGGTCGGGCCTGCGTCGGATGCGGCTAGCGAAATGGGCCCCTTGGCCAATGAACGCCGGATTCCCGCCCTTGAACACATGATTGCGGATGCCGTCGGGCAGGGTGCCACGCTCCGTACAGGAGGGAAAAGGATTGGTAACGAAGGCTGGTTTTTTGAGCCTACTGTTCTGACCGACGTTCCGGTTCAAACCGAAATCATGAACGAAGAGCCCTTTGGCCCCATCGTTGCCATCAACACCTTCAGCAACGACGACGAAGCAATCGCCGAAGCTAACCGGCTATCGTTTGGGCTGGCGGCCTATGCCTGGACCCGTTCATCGTCCCGCTCTCAGCGGCTTCAGCACGAAATCCAGTCGGGGATGATTTCGATCAATCACATCGGGCTGTCGCTTCCCGAAGTGCCGTTCGGCGGCATCGGGGACAGTGGCATAGGCACTGAAGGCGGGGCAGACGCGCTCGAGGCGTATCTGCAAACGCGCTTCGTTACGCGCAAGGGCTAA
- a CDS encoding ABC transporter ATP-binding protein — protein MTDALKHIALEVRELSIEAKGADKRWFEIVKGVSFKLNKGEVLGLIGESGAGKSTIGLSALGYRRPGCRFSGGQVLFKGKDLLTMNPEELRQMRGARVSYVAQSAAAFFNPAHRLIDQFIEAGQQHDQGSRSALRSEAIELYRTLGLPSPQSFGERYPHQVSGGQLQRAMVAMSMACKPDVIVFDEPTTALDVTTQAEVVAAIKRTVSKSGVAALYISHDLPVVSQVVDRIMVLRHGKQVEIGKTSEILSNPQAEYTKELLQAEVRENPARERTTPILGIQNIVAGYGSEKVLGGVSCTAMRGRTLAIVGESGSGKSTLGRVVTGVLAPWSGEVTFDGAVLPKRLKSREINLLKRIQVIHQMPDTALNPMQRVGDVIGRPLKYHRKFDATRCRQEVIELMRQVGLPVEMMNRRTSQLSGGQKQRVCIARALASAPDLIICDEITSGLDPLVAESILVLLSDLQRKHGTTILFITHDIHVVEMIADDVLVLRAGKVVAYGPRDETLKQSDHPYVRTLMESVPRLDRYLTTAGEENT, from the coding sequence ATGACTGATGCATTGAAACATATCGCTCTGGAAGTGCGGGAACTCTCTATCGAGGCGAAGGGGGCGGATAAACGCTGGTTTGAGATCGTTAAGGGTGTTTCGTTTAAACTAAACAAGGGCGAGGTTCTTGGCCTGATCGGCGAATCCGGCGCTGGCAAATCAACCATAGGTCTGTCGGCGCTAGGGTATCGACGGCCAGGATGCAGATTTTCCGGCGGGCAGGTTCTGTTTAAGGGTAAGGACCTTCTGACCATGAACCCGGAAGAATTGCGTCAGATGCGCGGGGCGCGGGTGTCTTATGTGGCACAATCGGCGGCGGCGTTTTTCAATCCAGCCCATCGTCTAATCGATCAGTTCATCGAGGCAGGCCAACAACACGATCAAGGGTCGAGATCGGCATTGCGCTCTGAAGCGATTGAACTTTACAGGACGCTTGGATTGCCATCGCCGCAATCCTTTGGTGAACGTTACCCGCATCAGGTTTCGGGGGGGCAGTTGCAGCGCGCGATGGTCGCCATGTCCATGGCATGCAAGCCTGATGTAATCGTGTTCGATGAGCCAACGACGGCACTTGACGTCACCACTCAGGCAGAAGTCGTCGCCGCCATCAAGCGCACAGTATCCAAATCGGGTGTGGCAGCTCTTTATATTTCACATGATTTGCCAGTGGTGTCACAGGTCGTCGACCGGATCATGGTCCTGCGCCATGGTAAGCAGGTTGAGATCGGCAAGACCTCGGAGATCCTGTCCAATCCGCAGGCCGAATACACCAAAGAGTTGTTGCAGGCCGAAGTGCGCGAAAATCCGGCCCGGGAGCGAACGACACCGATCCTTGGGATTCAGAATATCGTCGCGGGATACGGGTCCGAAAAGGTACTCGGCGGGGTATCTTGCACCGCGATGCGCGGTCGCACGCTGGCGATCGTCGGCGAATCCGGCTCTGGAAAATCGACGCTTGGCCGGGTGGTCACGGGTGTTTTGGCGCCGTGGTCGGGCGAGGTAACGTTTGACGGGGCGGTGCTGCCTAAGCGGTTGAAATCACGTGAAATCAATCTGTTGAAACGAATTCAGGTCATCCACCAGATGCCTGACACCGCGCTGAACCCGATGCAGCGCGTGGGAGATGTGATTGGTCGTCCATTGAAGTATCATCGCAAGTTTGATGCGACCCGCTGTCGGCAGGAAGTGATCGAACTGATGCGGCAGGTTGGATTGCCGGTTGAAATGATGAACCGCCGCACCTCGCAGCTTTCCGGTGGGCAAAAACAAAGGGTCTGCATTGCGCGTGCCCTTGCCAGCGCCCCGGATCTGATCATCTGCGATGAAATCACGTCCGGTCTTGATCCGCTGGTCGCGGAATCGATCCTGGTGCTTCTGTCCGATTTGCAGCGAAAGCATGGAACAACCATCCTGTTCATCACCCATGACATCCATGTGGTCGAGATGATCGCCGATGATGTGTTGGTTCTGCGCGCAGGAAAGGTCGTGGCCTACGGACCGCGAGATGAAACCCTGAAGCAGTCTGATCATCCTTACGTCCGGACCTTGATGGAGTCTGTGCCCCGGCTGGACCGGTATCTGACAACTGCTGGCGAAGAAAATACGTAA